The following are encoded in a window of Urocitellus parryii isolate mUroPar1 chromosome 7, mUroPar1.hap1, whole genome shotgun sequence genomic DNA:
- the Eloc gene encoding elongin-C produces the protein MDGEEKTYGGCEGPDAMYVKLISSDGHEFIVKREHALTSGTIKAMLSGPGQFAENETNEVNFREIPSHVLSKVCMYFTYKVRYTNSSTEIPEFPIAPEIALELLMAANFLDC, from the exons atggagaagagaaaaccTATGGTGGCTGTGAAGGCCCTGATGCCATGTATGTCAAATTGATATCTTCTGATGGTCATGAATTTATTGTAAAAAGAGAACATGCACTAACATCAGGAACAATAAAAGCCATGTTGAGTGGCCCAG GTCAGTTTGCCGAAAATGAAACTAATGAGGTCAATTTTAGAGAAATTCCATCTCATGTGCTATCAAAAGTATGCATGTATTTTACCTACAAGGTTCGCTACACTAACAGCTCTACCGAGATTCCCGAATTCCCAATTGCACCTGAAATCGCATTGGAACTACTGATGGCTGCGAACTTCCTagattgttaa